GTAATCAGGGAATGTAGAATAGGATCAAAGCCATGTTTTTTCACATCATCAACATGAAACAGTGCAACCAAGCGAATGTTAATCACAGCAAAGTTAAACTTTGGTGGCAGATTTCTGAGGATAAAATACAGAGCACCTACTTTGTGCACACCACGCTTTGATTGAACCAAGTGGATTAGCAGTTTCAAAATCGTCATAGTATAACTGAATTTGTAAAGACCTCTGAGAACAATGGATGTGTCTTGAAATAACTCGCAAAAATCTTCATATCGGTGAGTTTTTGGTACACAGGGTTCCCCAAGCAGCTTACAAACCTCAGAATTGCAGCACATACATTTTATTGTTTCCAAAATTGGAATGTACACAAAAGTGTCTTTTACAGGGACTTGTCCATAAGTACCTGTACGTTTATTTCGCCTTGTATCTTGTATCAAATCCAACTCCTAAATCTATTTCTACTGGCTCTACAATGCCCCATTTCTCACTAAAATATCTCATTCTTTTAGTTTCAGTATTAAACCCATCAAATGGGTTATCTAGACTTTCTTTTAATGTAGGTCTTACAGGACCATCTTTAGGTATAGCAGATATTATGTCATGCCTCATTTGGGAGTGCAGTCCAGTAGCAAGTTCTTCCAAATCACTAACAATTGTTGAAACAACACTGTTTGCCACACCACTTCCTTGGAGTTTAGCAATAATTGAAGCACAcacgttttgttttttctttgtgaaTACTCAATCCATTGTCATCAAAACATGCAGCCTCTAGGTTCGGTGTTACCCTCATTTGACCAACTTCTGTATCTTGGAAAATTGGAAAttggaagattggaaaaattaGCTTAAAAGGACTCATCACTTTGGCCAAAATCACGCTCATGAACCCTATGTAAAGATGTGCTAAGCCTGAATACATTGAAAACTGACGCCTACAACAATCCTGTGCACAAACCAACTTAAACTTGGTGCTGGGATAAAAACTGTGAACAATTCTTAAATGAGTTATTAAGGACTGGCAGGCCACATGTACAGCCTGacaaatgaaacatttaaacatttaacctGGTTGAAAAGCTTAGCCCAAAACTCACAAATTCTTGGAGACTCACCTGTTGTTGTAATGTCAAGGCTGTAGACTGTTGTCTGCACAAATGTGTAGAAATGGACCAGGGACTCATCAAAAGAAAGATTGAACACGTAGTGAAATTTGAACAGCTCATCAAAGGCACCCAAGGATCTGGTGGCTTGGCAAGGGATTAGATGCTTGTCCACAATGATGTAGAATGTGTCGATTCCCTTCTGAGCCCAGCCAACAGCAAGGATGTAAGGTTGTTTACCCTCTCTTCCTCGCAGATGTTCATCAATGCTGTAGCATGActaaaaaacagaacatgaacaCCTTAATAATGTTAGTTCAGCTAATTACCCATACTCTGGGTTTGGTGCTTAAAGGAGAACTCAGGTGTGAAATGGATTTGGGGTTTAGTGAAACAATTACGAGTACTAACCTTTGTTGAATAGCACATCTCTGTTCGACCTGTTCTGTTTTTTTCAGTTTCTACCAACAGGCTTTAGAATGGGcatgtagcggatacatatgttagtttatggattatgaacggggcccCATcttgattgctcaggaaccagtattgtgataacggagataggtggaatatggtttaatcattaacaaagggttaagttctaATTCCgcacagtgacctaataccatcaatcaaaatatttatttaccaccttgaccagattaa
This Brachyhypopomus gauderio isolate BG-103 chromosome 6, BGAUD_0.2, whole genome shotgun sequence DNA region includes the following protein-coding sequences:
- the LOC143516463 gene encoding uncharacterized protein LOC143516463 — translated: MASLLLLLHLLPLIAGRKRIKISASDAVDKMVHFHKSCYSIDEHLRGREGKQPYILAVGWAQKGIDTFYIIVDKHLIPCQATRSLGAFDELFKFHYVFNLSFDESLVHFYTFVQTTVYSLDITTTDTEVGQMRVTPNLEAACFDDNGLSIHKEKTKRVCFNYC